The following DNA comes from Pseudomonas sp. Tri1.
GGCGGCGGAACGCCCAGACCCAGGAAGCTCAGCGCACTCTCCGAGAGCAACGCCCAGCCGAACATGCTCGTGCCCAACACACACAGCGGCGCCAGGCAGTTGGGAGTGATATGACGGAACATGGTGTACAGCTCGGAGTTGCCGATCACCCGAGAGGCCTCGATAAACTCCAGCTCACGCAACGACAACACGCTGCCCCGCACTACCCGCACCACTGACGGGGTATAGGCAATGCCCAAGGCGAGCACGATGCCGTACTGGCTTGCGCCAATGATTGCCATGATGCCCAAGGCCATGAGAATGCCCGGAAACGCCAGCAGAGCATCGTTGAACATCATCAGCACGCGGTCGGTCCAGCCGCGCAGGTAACCGGCAAGCATACCTATTACCGTGCCGCAGATGACCGCCACGCTCACCGAGAGCAGGCTGATCCACAGGCTGGTGCGTGCACCGATGATCAATCGACTGGACACGTCACGACCGAATTCGTCGGTGCCCAGCCAGTGCACAGCATTTGGCGCGTGCAGGCGCGACAACAGGTCCAGCTTGAGCGGGTCATAAGGTGTCCACACCACGCCGAGCAACGCCAGCAATACCAGTGCCGCGAGTAAGCCGCCGCCGATCAACGCATTCAACGGCGGGTAACGCCAGGCACGTCGAGGCTGGGTATCCAGCCCTGTCGGCAAGGCAGGAGTCTTGAGGTTCATAGCTTCACCCTAGGATCGAACAGCGGATACAACAGATCCACCAACAGGTTGACCAACACGTAGATGCAGGTGACCAGCAGCAGGCAACCCTGCAACACCGGGTAGTCACGGGAGAAGATCGCATCGACCATCAAGCGGCCAATACCGGGCAAGGTGAATACGGTTTCCAGTACCGCAATGCCGCCGAGCAAATTGCCGAGAATCAGGCCAATCAAGGTCCAGGTGGGCGCAAACGCATTGCGCAGAGCGTGTTTCCACAGCACCGCCCCCTCCGACAACCCCTTGGCCCGGGCATGGGCGATGTACTCCAGGCGCAGCACTTCGATGGTGCTGGCCCGCGCCATTCGCGCAATGGCGCCGAACTCCACCAGGGTCAGGGTGATGATCGGCAGCACCACATAGGTCAACGCTTTCATCGGGTCGCTGGCAAAGCCGACGTAACCGATCACCGGCAACCAGCCGAGCTGAATGCCAAACACGTAGAGCAACAATAAGCCCAACCAGAAACTCGGCACCGACAGCAGCAACGTCGCCATAGCCACCAGGCCCAAGTCCAGCGCACTGTTTTGCTTCCAGGCCGCGAGCAAACCCACCGGTACCGCGAGCAGGGTCGCCAGTAACACTGCGACGAGCACCACTGTGGCGCTGACGCTGAATCGTTCGATCAGCAACTCCAATACCGGCTGGCGGCTGCTGATGGACATCCCGAGATCGCCACTGAGCACCGACTTTATCCAGATCAGGTACTGGGTCACCACCGAGTGGTCCAACCCAAGACTGCTGCGCATGTCGGCAAGGCTTTTCGGGTCGGCCATGTCGCCCAGCATCAACAACGCCGGGTCGCCGGGGATCAGGCGAATCAAGGCAAATACAATCACCGAGATCAACAGAAGGGTCGGCACCGCCATGCCGAGCCTGTGCAATATGAATCGAAACATAGCGGTACGCCTTACTTGGAAGTGTCGGCCAGCTTCACGCCCCACAGGCGCGGCTTGGCAACGGGCCAGGAGCGATAACCTTCAACGCGCTTGCCCATGGCGCCGATGGCGGTACCGTTGTAGATGACGACCATCGGTACATCCTTGAGCATCAAGGTGTGTAGCTTGTCGAACAGCGGCTGGCGCTTGGCAGGGTCAACCTCACGCTGGGCCTCGCGCAATATTGCCAAGGCTTCGGGGTTGTCCCAGACCTTGCGCGGCTCCTTCTGTTTGTCGCCGATCACTGATTCGTAGCTCTGCGCCGCATCGAAACGCCCTGAATAGGAGAACGACATCATCTGGTAGCTGCCGGTCTGGTAGCGCTCCAGCTGCGTGCCCCACTCCAGGGTTTCCATCTCGATATTCAGCCCCGCCGCCTGAGTCATGGCCTGGCTGAGCAAACCCATGTCGAACATCTGCGGATAGCGCTTGTTGACCAGCATGCGGATTTTTTCGCCGCCGTAACCGGCCTCTTTCAACAGGCGCCGGGCCTCATCGAGGTTGTAGGTGTAGCCCTGGCGCGCAGTGTCGTCGTAGTACGGGCTGGCGGTGGGGATCACCGAGTTGTTGACCACCGACAAGCCATCGGACAAGGCCGCCACCATCTGTGCGTAATCCAGGGACAACGCCACCGCGCGACGAATGCGCACGTCCTTGAGCAACGGGTCACGGGTCTGAAACAGCAGGCCGCTGATGGTCATGATCGGGCTGACCTGGATCTGCAGATTCTTGACCTGCTTGAGCTGTGCGGCGTCCATCGCCGTCACGTCCGGCAGCAGGTCGACGCCACCCGAGAGCAGCGCGGCCTTGGCCGAGGCCGAATCGGGAATCACCTCGAAACGCACCTTGTCGACAAACGCCTGCTTGTTGCCGGTGTACCCGTCCGCCTCGGCCTCGGCACGCGGTGTGTATCCCTTGAAACGATCCAGTTCGACGTACTGGCCCTTCTGCCATTTGCCCAGGGTGAACGGCCCGGTGCCAATCGGTGCACGCCAACTGCCATCGGCGGCCAGGGAGTCCGGGTGCAGGATGCCGCTGCCGGCACAATCCGGGCGAGCCATCGCGGCGAGAAACAAGCCGTTGGCCTGGTCCAGCGTGAACACCACGGTTTTCGGGTCAGGGGTGGCGACGTCGACAATCTTGGCTGCGCCACGCCCGTCGAACTCCGCCAGGCAACGCCACTGGGTCTTGGGGTCCAGGTAGCGCTGCCAGGTCCATTGCACATCCTTGGCCGTCAACAATTGGCCATTCTGGAAGTGCACGCCGTCTCGCAGGCTGAAGGTGTAGCGCAAGCCGTCCGGCGAGACAGCGACTGCACTGGCCAGCATCGGCGCGATGCTGGTGTCTTCGCGATACGCCACCAGCCCTTCGACGATATGCATCATCACCGCATCGGTATTGTCGTCACGGTTGACGCCCGGGTCGGTGCTGCGGATATCACCATTGAGACCAACGCTGATGACCTTGTCTTGCGCGACGGCCATGGAAAAGGTGCACGCCGACATCGCGACGGCCAGTGCCGTCTTTACGTAACTATTCACGGGAGAAAGACTCCTTGAAGAAATTTTCCGGTCAGTGGCGGGGGCCAAGGCAGGACCGGCATCAGAATGAGTGAATCCTTGGTTATTGTTGTACGGCCTGTTCTGAGTGCATCTACCAGCGGTGTATCAGCCGAGGCTGCGCTTGCGGCGCAATACCCTGGCGAAGAAATCCTGGGCAGCCGGCATGGCCTTGATGCCCTGGTGCGCAACGTTGGGCAACAGGTCGAAGTGCACTTGCACGCCGGCGGCTTCGAAACTCGCTTTCAAGCTGGCCAGGCGCTCCGGGCGCGTGCGTCCGGCAGCGTTGGCACCGGCCATGTAGTGTTTGCCCCCTTCGCGGTGGGTGATTTCCCAGGTTTCGAGGTCTGAATCGCCGACCACCATGTGCACCGGCAGTTGCTGCAAGGCCTGCAGGTTCAACGGTTTGCCAAAGCGCGTCGCGAAGTCCCGCACGCCGACCCACCAGTCCTGCTCGAAATCCAGCAAGGTTACCGAGCCCGGCGCACCGATGGACGCCGCCCAGAGTTTCTCGGGGTGCAGGTAGCAGAACCGGTGGGTGAATTGTCCGCCACCGGAATAGCCGAACAGCGCAAAGGTATCGAAGCGACGATCGTAGCGCTTGCCGACGCTGGCGATCATGTCGAGCAATACTTGGTCGTAACGGATATCGCCCTCGACCAGTTGCTTGTAGCCATCGCCGTTGCTGTCACCCAGCACGCCGACCGGGAACAGTGGCGAGAGGATCACACAATCATTCCAGCGGCCAAACTCCGCGAAGCCATTGCGATAAATCTCCATCGCACGGGTCGAGCCGTGCAGCGACACCACCAGATCCACTGGCCGGGAGCTGTCTTCAATGGTTTCGGGCACATAGAGGGTGTAGGCAAAACGGCTGTCCTCGTGATGCGAGTACACCGTGGTAGCGCCGAGGTGGTACACGTTTTTGGCCGCGCGCAAGGCCGCGTCGATGGGGTTGGTATCTGGATTGCTCATGTGGAAAGTTCGCCGAATCAGTTCGGACTTGAGTATTGGCCGGGCGCTATAAAAAGAAAAACTAATTAAACTTTATCCAGAGCAAACAAAACCTTTACGATCAAGTTCTACCCATGGCTGCGAGTTGACCCATGAGCAACATTCGTTTTTTCAAGACGTTTATCGCCGTCGCCGAGTACGGCAGCTTTGCCGCCGCTGCCGACCGCGTGGCACTGACCAACGCCGCCGTCGGCCAACAAATGCGTGCGCTCGAAGAGGAAATGCGCCGGCCGCTGTTCGACCGCAGCCAGCGGCAAATCAAGCTGAGCCGCGATGGTGTGTTATTGCTGCCCAAGGCCAAGCGTCTGCTGGCGGACTACGAGCAAATGATCGCCGAAGCCCCCGACGGCGAGGCCATGGAGGGCGAAGTGTCGATCGGCGGCATTACCTCTGGCATGGGCCTGCTCGCCAATTGCCTGGTGCAACTGAAAAAACTACACCCCAAGATATCGGTCAACCTGATGACCGCCCGTTCCGATGAGGTGGTCAACCTGGTGCAGGCCGCCAAACTCGACGCCGCGCTGCTGATCGAGACTGCGCGGCAAAACTTCGATGGCATGAGTTGGACCCTGCTCTACAACGAACCGATCGTCATGCTCGCCAATGCCACCCAGACCGCCGGCATCGACGACGCAGTGGAGTTGCTGAGAACCCAGCCGTTTATTCGCTACGACAGGTCCACGGCAGTGGGTCGCAAGGTGCAGTCGATCATCAAGAGTGAGTCGGTCGAACCGCTGGAGATCCTGGAACTGAACTCGATCATCGGAATCGCCGACCTGGTGCGCCAGCAAGTCGGGGTGGCGATTGTGCCGCTGCTGAAAAATTTCGACTGGCACAAAGACCCAAGCCTGCGGGTGCTGCCATTGCCGGGCGACCTGGCAGTACGCCGGGTGGGGATATTGGAACAAGGCACCAAAAGTGCGATCACAGGGGAAATTCGCAAGTTGCTGATGTCGGCGGTGGCAACGTAATCCTTCCCTTAGCGCGGTTCATGGGTGTCCGTCATCAGGAAAGGCCGTGATTGGATGGCGGCCAGATGACAACTGCAAACCTTCCGGGTTTGTCTCTGGTCGTTTTCGATTTTGTAGTGTCGGGGTGGTCCAACTTTGCTTTGAATACTAGCCTTGCAAGTGTCCGCACAAGGAAGTCGAAAAAACCATGACCGACCGCGAGCAACTCCATCGAGACGGCTACGCCCTGCTCCATCGAGCGATCCCGGCCGAGTGGCTGGAAGACCTGCGTGCCGTGTTCGATGCTGGTGTGAGGCCATCGGACCAGTGGCCAGTGCCGCGTGGCGTGGACTGGCGTTATTCGATGCTGGACGATGATGCGAAGGTTCAGGCTGTGTGTCGCCTGCCCCAGGTACTGGCGGTGGCGGGTGAGTTGATCGGGGAGCGGTTCTTTCTCTCGCAGGTGGAGGGGCGCGAGCCTCTTGCCGGTGGTGGCCACCAACAGCTGCACCGCGATTTGTCGGCCCAACGGCCAGGCGACATCGCCATGGCCCTGGCTTTTTTTGACGACTATGGCCCCGAGAACGGCGCGACTCGTATCGTCCCCGGGAGCCATCGCCCCGCGCTGGGAGAGCCGCTGTTCGACTTCAACGACGAGTCACGCTCAGTACAGCTTTCAGGCTACGCCGGTGACATCCTGCTGTTCGATGTCGACTTGGTGCATGCGGGCAGTGTGAACTCGATTGGCGCACGCCGTCGCTCGATTCTGATCGGCTATTTTTCGGAGTCGCTGTACGTCTCACACTTGGAAACCGTGGGGCTGCGTAATGTTCGTATGGATACGCGTGAGCGGTTCGAGCCTTTGGGTTTTGCCGTCCAGAGATAGCTCTTTTCAATTTCTGCCAGTCTGAAGGGGCAGCAGTCAGTCGATAGGGAGTTCGACCGGGACTGCTTCCGGCCAGAAATGGCCATTGATTAACCTTCCTCCCCCTCAAGGCCACCTTTAAATGCCAGAATCTCCCCACTGGATGTTTTGGAGACCACCATGCTTCGCACGTTTGAAAAATGGCTCGACCCCTTCCCGCCGGACGAGGTTCCGCCACCGCCTGAAGGCTTGGCGCGATTTCTCTGGGCCTGCACGCGCGGCGCCCGCGGCTATATTCTCGCGCTGGCGCTGCTCAGCGCCGGTGTGTCGATTTACGAAGCCTGGCTGTTTTCTTTCCTCGGGCAGGTCGTGGACCTGCTGTCGACCTGGCAGGCCGGCGGCGATGCGGCGGTGCAGGAAAGCCGCGTGCTGTGGGGCATCGGCATCGTATTGCTGACCAGTATCGGGCTGGTCGCATTGCGCACGATGGTGCAGCACCAGATATTGGCAATCAACCTACCGTTGCGGCTGCGCTGGGATTTTCACCGGCTGATGCTGCGGCAAAGCCTTTCGTTCTTCTCCGATGAGTTCTCCGGCCGCGTCACCACCAAGGTGATGCAGACGGCGCTGTCGGTGCGCGAGGTGCTGTTCACCCTCATCGAGATCGCACCAGGAATCGGCGTTTACTTCATCGCGATCATCGCCCTGGCCGGCGGCTTCGACCTGAAGCTGATGCTGCCTTTCATAGGCTGGGTCGCGTTGTTCGGTCTGGCCATGCGCTACTTCGTGCCCCGGCTGGGAAAAGTCGGCCAGGAACAGGCCAATGCGCGGTCATCGATGACCGGCCGTATCTCCGATGCCTATACCAACATCACCACGGTAAAGCTGTTCTCGCACTCCAAACGCGAAGCCCACTTCGCCCGCGCTGCGATGGAGGATTTCAAGCAAACCGGCTTGCGCCAGATGCGCCTGGTCAGCCAATTCGAAATCGTCAACCAGGCACTGGTGGTCGCGTTGATCATGGGTGCAGGCGGTTATGCCCTGTGGCTGTGGCACCAGGGCGAAGTCGGCGCGGGTGCCGTTGCGGCGATTACCGCCATGGCGTTGCGCATCAATGGCATGTCGCACTGGATCATGTGGCAAATGACCTCGCTGTTCGAGAACATCGGCACCGTGCAGGATGGCATGGCCACCTTGACCCGCGGCCCCAAGGTGCAGGACGCGCCGGACGCGAAGGTGCTGGTGACCACTGGCGGTGCGGTGACCTTCGACAATGTGAGCTTCAACTACAACGGCGAACGCCAGGTGCTCGACGGGCTGAGCCTGAGCATCCGCGCGGGGGAAAAAATTGGCCTGGTGGGTCGCTCCGGCGCCGGCAAATCCACGCTCATCAACCTGCTGTTACGCTTCTACGATGTGGACAAGGGAGAGATTCGCATCGACGGGCAAAACATCGCGCACGTCACGCAGGACAGTCTGCGCAGCGCCATCGGCATGGTCACTCAGGATACTTCCCTGCTGCACCGGTCCATTCGCGACAACATCGCCTACGGTCGCCCCGACGCAACCGACGAGCAAATCCGCAGCGCCGCCATCAATGCCCAGGCCGATGGCTTCATCAGCCAACTGAGCGACAAGCATGGCCATAGCGGCTACGACACCCTGGTCGGTGAGCGTGGTATCAAGCTGTCGGGCGGCCAGCGTCAACGCGTGGCGATTGCCCGCGTGATGCTCAAGAATGCCCCGATCCTGCTACTGGACGAGGCCACAAGCGCCCTGGATTCAGAAGTCGAAGTGGCCATCCAGGAAAGCCTCGATGACATGATGCAGGGCAAGACCGTGATTGCCATCGCCCATCGTCTATCCACGATTGCCGCCATGGACAGGCTCATCGTGATGGATGACGGGCGCATCATAGAACAAGGCACCCACACGGAATTGCTGGGGAAGAACGGTACCTATGCGCGGTTGTGGCATCACCAGAGCGGCGGATTTCTGGGCGAGGATCAGGGCGTGGTTGAGGCGGTGGAATAGGCGTGAGCGTGGGTGGTTTGGGGCGATCATTGGCCGCCCGAAGCAGCCCTTGATGCCTGTTTTTCGTCGGCCTATGTTATTGGCATTCATGGAGGATTTTGACTGATGGCACGCGTGGGTATGATATTGACACCCGGTTTTGCGGACTGGGAATATGCTTTCATTGCTGGAACTGCGTCCCCTTTTTACGGGATCGACGTCAGGTTTTTCGCTCCGGCTACGGGGCAGTTCCGTTCGCAGGGTGGATTGGCTGTAACGGTCGATAGCAGTTTGCAACAATGCCTGGACTGGAAGCCGGACGTTGTTGTCATCATTGGAGGAATGATCTGGGAGCGTGCAGAAGCCCCCGATATTCGGGACTTTCTTCATGTTAGTCGCTCAAGTGGCGCGACGATTGCCGGCATCTGCGGGGGAACGCTGGCACTTGCGAGGGCCGGGCTGCTCGACACGGTTTCTCATACCTCGAACGGCGCAGAGTTCCTACAACACAATGCTGTCGGTTATGAAGGGCACGCGCTCTATCAAAGCAGCCCGATAGCGGTGGTTGCGGACCGCATCATAACGGCTCCAGGCCCCGCCCCCGTTAGCTTCACCTGCGCAGTGTTCGAAAGTGCCGGGCTATCTTCGGAGATCATTGCTCAGTTCAGGTCAATGTTGGCAGCGGAACATGGGTGACTGCTTCGCCCTACACAAACAGCCGCTCAGGTGATGTGTTTGCGTAGCTGCTCATGGTCGATTTCTGACGGCCATGGCTGACAGGAAACGCCCCATAGCAGACCTAAACGGCTTCTGAAGCCATCCAGGTCAAAAAATTTTGGACCTGAGTCGTAAACTCTTCTGGCTCCGCGTATGGGTTCTTTGCCTGGGACAAGAAAAAAGAGATCTGCGTTCTCATATGCGGGTAATGCTGAACAAACAGCTCGACATGTTCCTCCAGTGTTTGCGGCCACATCAAGTCCTGTTCAGAGCGAAGTACTTGAGTTGACCGGATGAGTTTGCGTGAGGCTTCGCGTTGCAGGATCAGGGATTGTGTCGGTGTGGTCGCCTGATCGATAAGATCGGCATACCGGGTCAATACGGATTCAAAGTCACCATTCACGGCAATGGCGATATCACGCGACGGCTTGAACCGATCGAAGTGCTTGGCCAGATCATTCCCCCATAAGCAACGACAGTGATGCTTGAGCCAATAACCCCAACTCAATCGATTGTCAGCCGCCAACACTTCAGAACGACTACCGATGTCGAAATCGATCTTGGTGACTTCGGTATGCCGACTTTCAAGCGTGCGCTTTTTCGACTCGAGCATTTCCAGATCCTGCGATGCAGGTGCGCTGTGCAAGACAAGGGTTAGGTCTAGGTCGGAAACTCCCGCTACGGCGTGGCCTCTAGCGACACTGCCATACAGATAAATCCCATCCAGCAGAGGTTCCGACTCAGCGAGCGTCATGCAAACGTCCGTCAGCAAAGCCTGAAATGGTGGCTGCACCTCGACGTTGGACACGGTGAGGATATAACCGTCGGCATCAATGCCGCGAGGATGGAATCGTTCCATGAAGCCGTCCGTGAGTTGTGTTCAGGGAAGTAATTTAACAGAGACGATAGCGGCTGCTTTGGGCCGATTGCTGCCTGCCTTAGACTCGTACATTAGCGAGCAGAATCACGCGCCCATCATCAAATCCAGATTCTGCACTGCCGCCCCAGCGGCTCCCTTCCCAAGGTTGTCAAATACCGCAGCCAACAAAACCTGTCCTGTCTCGTCATTTTCAAACACCACCAATTGCAAGCTATCAGTGCCGTTAAGCGCCTGAGGATCGAGGTGCGTCAACGCTTTAGCCTCCTGCAGCGACATTACCTGTACATGCTGCGCGTCGGCGTAGTGCTGCATAAGGCATGCGTGCAGCCGCGTCGCATCCACGCCCGGCGCCAACAACCGAAGTTGCAATGGGATGGTCAGCACGATCCCCTGCCGAAAAGCCCCATAGGCCGGCACGAACATCGGCCGCTCCGTCAAACCGCTGTGCTGCTGGATCTCGGGGATATGCTTGTGTGCCAACCCCAGGCCGTAAACCTGGAACGCAGGCGCTTGCGATGCGCCCTCGCCCTCATGCTCCTGCACGCCGGCGCGTCCTTTTCCGGAATAGCCCGACACAGCATGAATGTTCATCGGGTAGTCCGTAGGCAGCAGCCCGGCCTCCAGCAGTGGGCGCAGCAGGCCTATGGCTCCCGTGGGATAGCAACCGGGGTTGCTGACACGCCGCGCCGTGGCGATTTGTCTGGCCTGCTGCGCGTTCATCTGCGCGAAACCATAGACCCAGTCTGGGTGGGTACGGTGTGCGGAACTTGCGTCAATCACGCGAACAGCGGAGTTTCTGATGCTCGCTACGGCGTCGCGCGCAGCCTGGTCGGGCAAGCAGAGAATCGCGATGTCGCAGTCGTTGATGATTTCAGCGCGGCGCTGCGGATCCTTGCGATGTTCGGGGCTGAGGGTGACGAGCCGCAGATCGGTCCGGTGGCATAGACGCTGATGGATTTGCAACCCGGTGGTGCCTTGGTCGCCATCGATGAATACATGAGGAATGGCCATGGAATGCTCTCGAACATGGGATATCAGGAGATTTCATCTTCAGTGAAGAGCCAAGATTGGAAAAGTTGAATTTATAAACGATAAGATTCAGTTTTTCTGAACAGGAATGACACATGCGCGAAATCAGCCTGGACCGTTTACGCACGTTGGTGGCAATTGTCGACTTGGGCTCATTTGCCGAGGCCGCTCGTGCCTTGCACCTCGCGCCACCCACGGTCAGCTTGCATATCGCCGACCTGGAGTCACGGGTGGGCGGCAAGCTGTTGTCACGCGCGCGGGGGCGCATTCAGCCTTCGGCGATTGGCGAAACGCTGGTGGAACGCGCGCGACGCCTGTTGGCCGATGCCGAGCAGGCGCTCGAGGACGTGGAGCGTCAGGTGCAGGGCTTGGCCGGGCGTGTGCGGCTGGGGGCCTCCACAGGGGCCATTGCCCAGTTGCTGCCGCAAGCGTTGGAGACGTTAGGCCAACGCCATCCTGCCATCGATGTGCAGGTCGCGGTGCTTACCTCACAGGAGACTTTGAAGAAGCTTGCCGAGGGCTCGTTGGAGATCGGTCTGGTCGCGCTGCCGCAGCCCCCGGTGAAGGGATTGCGGATCGAGCCATGGCGGCGGGACCCGGTCATGGCCTTCTTGCCGGCTCGCTGGGAATGCCCGGATGTCGTAACGCCCAGTTGGCTGGCCGCTCAGCCATTGATTCTGAATGACAACACCACTCGGCTTTCGCGCCTGACGTCGGAGTGGTTCGCCAGTGTTGAACGCCAGCCTACGCCGCGTATTCAACTGAACTACAACGATGCGATCAAAAGCCTGGTGGCTGCCGGTTATGGCGCGACGTTGTTGCCCCATGAAGCCTCCACGCCCTTGCCCGATACCCGGATCGTCATGAGGCCATTGCAGCCCTTATTGTGGCGTGAACTGGGGATTGCCCATCGGGGTGGCGACGTCGAGCGGTCTACGCAACATGTGTTGGATGTGTTGTGGGGGTTGAGTGCGGGGTAGGATGTCGGGGCGCTCCACCAGCGCCCTGACCCAGGGTTACCAAGCCCTTCTGCTTCCTTAAGCAAGCGAATATTCCGCACCCAGAACGGCTGGATCAAATGGCTTGCGAGCGAATATCCGCCTTACCATTGGTGTGAAGTGCACTAAATCAGGGGTCGGATAGTTGGGGTCGAAAGAAGCTTGGTCCCATCGCTCGCAAAAATCGACACACAGTTGAAAGCAAGGATGATCCTTGTAGCGGTCTCTCTCGTTCCGATCGTCACCGAAATGATGGGCGTAGTA
Coding sequences within:
- the argC gene encoding N-acetyl-gamma-glutamyl-phosphate reductase, yielding MAIPHVFIDGDQGTTGLQIHQRLCHRTDLRLVTLSPEHRKDPQRRAEIINDCDIAILCLPDQAARDAVASIRNSAVRVIDASSAHRTHPDWVYGFAQMNAQQARQIATARRVSNPGCYPTGAIGLLRPLLEAGLLPTDYPMNIHAVSGYSGKGRAGVQEHEGEGASQAPAFQVYGLGLAHKHIPEIQQHSGLTERPMFVPAYGAFRQGIVLTIPLQLRLLAPGVDATRLHACLMQHYADAQHVQVMSLQEAKALTHLDPQALNGTDSLQLVVFENDETGQVLLAAVFDNLGKGAAGAAVQNLDLMMGA
- a CDS encoding phytanoyl-CoA dioxygenase family protein, whose amino-acid sequence is MTDREQLHRDGYALLHRAIPAEWLEDLRAVFDAGVRPSDQWPVPRGVDWRYSMLDDDAKVQAVCRLPQVLAVAGELIGERFFLSQVEGREPLAGGGHQQLHRDLSAQRPGDIAMALAFFDDYGPENGATRIVPGSHRPALGEPLFDFNDESRSVQLSGYAGDILLFDVDLVHAGSVNSIGARRRSILIGYFSESLYVSHLETVGLRNVRMDTRERFEPLGFAVQR
- a CDS encoding DJ-1/PfpI family protein, with the protein product MARVGMILTPGFADWEYAFIAGTASPFYGIDVRFFAPATGQFRSQGGLAVTVDSSLQQCLDWKPDVVVIIGGMIWERAEAPDIRDFLHVSRSSGATIAGICGGTLALARAGLLDTVSHTSNGAEFLQHNAVGYEGHALYQSSPIAVVADRIITAPGPAPVSFTCAVFESAGLSSEIIAQFRSMLAAEHG
- a CDS encoding nucleotidyltransferase domain-containing protein, whose amino-acid sequence is MERFHPRGIDADGYILTVSNVEVQPPFQALLTDVCMTLAESEPLLDGIYLYGSVARGHAVAGVSDLDLTLVLHSAPASQDLEMLESKKRTLESRHTEVTKIDFDIGSRSEVLAADNRLSWGYWLKHHCRCLWGNDLAKHFDRFKPSRDIAIAVNGDFESVLTRYADLIDQATTPTQSLILQREASRKLIRSTQVLRSEQDLMWPQTLEEHVELFVQHYPHMRTQISFFLSQAKNPYAEPEEFTTQVQNFLTWMASEAV
- a CDS encoding ABC transporter permease, which translates into the protein MNLKTPALPTGLDTQPRRAWRYPPLNALIGGGLLAALVLLALLGVVWTPYDPLKLDLLSRLHAPNAVHWLGTDEFGRDVSSRLIIGARTSLWISLLSVSVAVICGTVIGMLAGYLRGWTDRVLMMFNDALLAFPGILMALGIMAIIGASQYGIVLALGIAYTPSVVRVVRGSVLSLRELEFIEASRVIGNSELYTMFRHITPNCLAPLCVLGTSMFGWALLSESALSFLGLGVPPPAASWGSMLSASRTYISTAPWLGIFPGIFISLTLLAINLFGDALRDRLDPRMRK
- a CDS encoding ABC transporter substrate-binding protein; amino-acid sequence: MNSYVKTALAVAMSACTFSMAVAQDKVISVGLNGDIRSTDPGVNRDDNTDAVMMHIVEGLVAYREDTSIAPMLASAVAVSPDGLRYTFSLRDGVHFQNGQLLTAKDVQWTWQRYLDPKTQWRCLAEFDGRGAAKIVDVATPDPKTVVFTLDQANGLFLAAMARPDCAGSGILHPDSLAADGSWRAPIGTGPFTLGKWQKGQYVELDRFKGYTPRAEAEADGYTGNKQAFVDKVRFEVIPDSASAKAALLSGGVDLLPDVTAMDAAQLKQVKNLQIQVSPIMTISGLLFQTRDPLLKDVRIRRAVALSLDYAQMVAALSDGLSVVNNSVIPTASPYYDDTARQGYTYNLDEARRLLKEAGYGGEKIRMLVNKRYPQMFDMGLLSQAMTQAAGLNIEMETLEWGTQLERYQTGSYQMMSFSYSGRFDAAQSYESVIGDKQKEPRKVWDNPEALAILREAQREVDPAKRQPLFDKLHTLMLKDVPMVVIYNGTAIGAMGKRVEGYRSWPVAKPRLWGVKLADTSK
- a CDS encoding ABC transporter ATP-binding protein, encoding MLRTFEKWLDPFPPDEVPPPPEGLARFLWACTRGARGYILALALLSAGVSIYEAWLFSFLGQVVDLLSTWQAGGDAAVQESRVLWGIGIVLLTSIGLVALRTMVQHQILAINLPLRLRWDFHRLMLRQSLSFFSDEFSGRVTTKVMQTALSVREVLFTLIEIAPGIGVYFIAIIALAGGFDLKLMLPFIGWVALFGLAMRYFVPRLGKVGQEQANARSSMTGRISDAYTNITTVKLFSHSKREAHFARAAMEDFKQTGLRQMRLVSQFEIVNQALVVALIMGAGGYALWLWHQGEVGAGAVAAITAMALRINGMSHWIMWQMTSLFENIGTVQDGMATLTRGPKVQDAPDAKVLVTTGGAVTFDNVSFNYNGERQVLDGLSLSIRAGEKIGLVGRSGAGKSTLINLLLRFYDVDKGEIRIDGQNIAHVTQDSLRSAIGMVTQDTSLLHRSIRDNIAYGRPDATDEQIRSAAINAQADGFISQLSDKHGHSGYDTLVGERGIKLSGGQRQRVAIARVMLKNAPILLLDEATSALDSEVEVAIQESLDDMMQGKTVIAIAHRLSTIAAMDRLIVMDDGRIIEQGTHTELLGKNGTYARLWHHQSGGFLGEDQGVVEAVE
- a CDS encoding LysR family transcriptional regulator → MSNIRFFKTFIAVAEYGSFAAAADRVALTNAAVGQQMRALEEEMRRPLFDRSQRQIKLSRDGVLLLPKAKRLLADYEQMIAEAPDGEAMEGEVSIGGITSGMGLLANCLVQLKKLHPKISVNLMTARSDEVVNLVQAAKLDAALLIETARQNFDGMSWTLLYNEPIVMLANATQTAGIDDAVELLRTQPFIRYDRSTAVGRKVQSIIKSESVEPLEILELNSIIGIADLVRQQVGVAIVPLLKNFDWHKDPSLRVLPLPGDLAVRRVGILEQGTKSAITGEIRKLLMSAVAT
- a CDS encoding alpha/beta hydrolase, which translates into the protein MSNPDTNPIDAALRAAKNVYHLGATTVYSHHEDSRFAYTLYVPETIEDSSRPVDLVVSLHGSTRAMEIYRNGFAEFGRWNDCVILSPLFPVGVLGDSNGDGYKQLVEGDIRYDQVLLDMIASVGKRYDRRFDTFALFGYSGGGQFTHRFCYLHPEKLWAASIGAPGSVTLLDFEQDWWVGVRDFATRFGKPLNLQALQQLPVHMVVGDSDLETWEITHREGGKHYMAGANAAGRTRPERLASLKASFEAAGVQVHFDLLPNVAHQGIKAMPAAQDFFARVLRRKRSLG
- a CDS encoding ABC transporter permease, which produces MFRFILHRLGMAVPTLLLISVIVFALIRLIPGDPALLMLGDMADPKSLADMRSSLGLDHSVVTQYLIWIKSVLSGDLGMSISSRQPVLELLIERFSVSATVVLVAVLLATLLAVPVGLLAAWKQNSALDLGLVAMATLLLSVPSFWLGLLLLYVFGIQLGWLPVIGYVGFASDPMKALTYVVLPIITLTLVEFGAIARMARASTIEVLRLEYIAHARAKGLSEGAVLWKHALRNAFAPTWTLIGLILGNLLGGIAVLETVFTLPGIGRLMVDAIFSRDYPVLQGCLLLVTCIYVLVNLLVDLLYPLFDPRVKL